The following coding sequences lie in one Gadus macrocephalus chromosome 1, ASM3116895v1 genomic window:
- the dnmt3ba gene encoding DNA (cytosine-5-)-methyltransferase 3 beta, duplicate a isoform X8: MATNDIVLPDETQEKCSRYSLLRWLNNTLKVKFNHVSQTCSGATHCQFMHWLFPGSLDMSQVKFQAQNEGEFRHNYNLLQEAFDRSGITKGIPVGELVTGSFKANFVFLKWFKTFFTENIKDMDYDPVQARAGEGICPALIMMNSPKRGSSRLEPDVEETKGAQNFPYTEKWKEMYSWAEPSTCGELYAYCSVCGTDLLTYRKGIQDLTRHFVTIKHKTRAKKAQLELQAPKTGPLPCSEVVVQFINKYCSSSSSGGDQPSRGFARYMLGLEFPTDVLSICKQTPYCLYVYGGVTLEEAATVSVVLVGFFDIESATHHIRLLDVLPSPAEEAGAEPKKTGGAVVEAVKRFSLPLINLSAVYVGGTGASAEHVCSQLREFSPNLVAFGDLDKLADAACHAAVTALSASVLKIISELHAYFTSTSMEIDCLKDLFASENNDGKSFHPSRDCLNFSQLVRKMLETWPDLVSFFDSCKKDKDKVQPIFVMLQDANLKATFKFLALALKPLEAFQKHLEMHDGDTGADLVRILQEVSSLLHTYAAHFLNPQAAERFLEEHDARVLTDETLHRSGADLVAGGSAVEELLDEPLTQQFLSFYMTLTGLIAKEVPLSDRILKSMAQLLNPETKLKVTDTAVEELGKRLGVCSTEGEVNQLTKELLEYQQREEEEEEEDGEHQDTSAISLEKHWAGVLKNRHSSSVLRNLVLSLLSFPCPPLGAEIVYAQAVASGDAILFSEDGEDSIMEDNTISEGTSISPVQNGIKMEEDCSVSVNYLNGTVKPCTVLLRKLIQPNIGGDKDGLVSSQEGKDTSPASSRITPSGRNLRRVQAYQDGKGFLTGELVWGSLKGFSMWPGLVVPWKAKSAPPGMRRVEWFGDGMFSEIPSSGLLPFHAFTRCFCKNSYASLPTYKDAIYQIIELAGERCRKSFGAAKGGKEDELNLMLDWAHGGFLPSGPDGFRPPGSTQADQSDSAQSDYNPPAKRKHVSKAKAIALAVTYNRESMIQEIEDKGKKIEDFCMSCGSPETEIFHPLFVGSLCLKCKDNFMETLYRYDEDGYQSYCTVCCGGLEVILCGNASCCRCFCKDCINILVGQGTFDQLKDIDPWSCYVCKPSECGGNLMLRSDWRLKVQEFFVNNSALAFEPHRVYPSISADQRRPIRVLSLFDGIATGYLVLKELGIKVERYVASEICGDSIAVGMIKHQGKIEYVNDVRTITRKTLAEWGPFDLLIGGSPCNDLSMVNPLRKGLFEGTGRLFFEFYRMLTMMRPKEDDDRPFFWLFENVVFMGANDKSDICRFLECNPILIDAVKVSPAHRARYFWGNVPGMHRPLATSLDDKVGLQDCLEVGRKAKFEKVRTITTKSNSIRQGKDGPLPVDMNGKEDYLWCTEMEQIFGFPKHYTDVNNMGRCQRQRVLGRSWSVPVIRHLFAPLKDYFECESGQ, from the exons ATGGCAACCAATGACATCGTGCTTCCCGATGAGACCCAAGAAAAATGCAGCCGCTATAGCTTGCTGAGATGGCTCAACAACACGCTAAAAGTTAAATTCAATCATGTGTCACAGACATGCTCAG GTGCCACTCACTGCCAGTTCATGCACTGGCTGTTCCCAGGCTCGCTCGACATGAGCCAAGTGAAGTTCCAGGCACAGAACGAGGGGGAATTCAGGCACAACTACAATCTGCTTCAGGAAGCATTTGATAGGAGCGGCATTACCAAG GGAATTCCCGTTGGAGAACTGGTCACCGGCTCATTCAAAGCAAACTTCGTCTTCTTGAAGTGGTTCAAGACGTTTTTCACAGAAAACATCAAAGATATGGACTATGACCCAGTCCAAGCACGGGCTGGTGAAGGAATCTGTCCCGCGCTTATAATGATGAACTCCCCAAAAAGAG GGAGTTCGAGACTGGAACCTGATGTTGAAGAAACGAAGGGCGCCCAAAATTTCCCCTACACCGAGAAGTGGAAGGAGATGTACAGTTGGGCAGAGCCCAGCACTTGTGGAGAGCTCTACGCttactgcagtgtgtgtggtacAGACTTGTTGACATATCGCAAAGGCATCCAGGATCTAACCCGACACTTTGTCACAATCAAACACAAGACAAGGGCCAAAAAAGCCCAACTGGAACTTCAAGCCCCAAAAACAGGGCCATTGCCCTGTAGCGAGGTTGTCGTGCAGTTCATAAACAAATACTGTTCGTCAAGCTCCTCTGGTGGAGACCAGCCGTCTAGAGGCTTTGCACGCTATATGCTGGGATTAGAGTTTCCCACTGACGTTTTGTCGATTTGCAAGCAAACACCGTACTGCTTGTACGTGTACGGAGGGGTTACATTGGAGGAGGCGGCCACCGTGTCTGTGGTTCTCGTTGGCTTCTTTGACATAGAATCTGCTACTCACCATATCAGGCTTCTGGACGTTCTGCCCTCACCCGCAGAAGAAGCAGGGGCAGAACCAAAGAAAACAGGAGGAGCTGTGGTGGAGGCCGTGAAGAGATTCAGCCTTCCCTTGATTAATCTGTCTGCGGTTTACGTCGGTGGCACTGGTGCCTCCGCGGAGCACGTCTGCTCACAGCTCAGGGAGTTCAGTCCAAACCTAGTTGCCTTCGGAGATCTGGATAAGTTGGCGGATGCTGCCTGCCATGCCGCAGTCACAGCCCTCTCTGCCTCGGTTCTGAAGATCATTTCAGAGCTCCATGCATATTTCACGTCCACCTCCATGGAGATTGATTGTTTAAAGGATCTGTTCGcttctgagaacaatgacggcAAATCATTTCATCCTAGCAGAGACTGCCTTAACTTTAGTCAGTTAGTCAGGAAGATGCTGGAAACGTGGCCAGATCTGGTTTCCTTCTTCGATTCTTGCAAAAAGGACAAGGACAAAGTCCAGCCCATCTTTGTCATGCTGCAGGACGCAAACCTCAAGGCAACCTTTAAGTTCCTGGCTTTGGCCCTGAAGCCTCTTGAGGCTTTCCAAAAACATCTAGAGATGCATGATGGAGATACAGGCGCAGACCTGGTGCGCATCTTGCAAGAAGTCAGCAGCTTGTTGCACACCTATGCCGCCCACTTCCTCAATCCGCAGGCTGCAGAGCGCTTCCTTGAGGAGCACGACGCCCGTGTCCTTACAGACGAGACGCTTCACCGGTCGGGAGCCGACCTCGTGGCTGGGGGTTCAGccgtggaggagctgctggacgAGCCTCTTACACAGCAGTTCTTGTCATTCTACATGACACTCACAGGTCTCATCGCTAAAGAGGTGCCACTGAGTGACAGGATCCTGAAGAGCATGGCGCAGCTCCTGAACCCCGAGACCAAACTCAAAGTAACGGACACGGCGGTGGAAGAACTGGGAAAGAGGCTGGGAGTCTGCAGCACTGAAGGAGAGGTGAACCAGCTCACCAAAGAGCTTCTGGAGTATCAGcagagggaagaagaagaagaggaggaagatggagaacACCAAGATACATCTGCCATCTCCCTGGAGAAGCACTGGGCCGGCGTGCTCAAAAACAGGCATTCTTCCTCCGTCCTCAGGAACCTGGTCTTGAGCCTGCTGTCCTTCCCTTGTCCTCCCCTCGGGGCCGAGATAGTCTACGCTCAG GCCGTCGCAAGCGGAGATGCCATATTGTTTTCGGAAGACGGAGAGGATTCAATCATGGAGGACAACACTATTTCTGAGGGCACTAGTATCTCCCCTGTCCAGAATGGCATAAAGATGGAAGAGGATTGTAGTGTATCAG TGAATTACCTTAATGGGACAGTTAAGCCATGCACAGTTCTCCTGAGGAAGCTCATCC AACCAAATATTGGGGGTGACAAAGATGGACTCGTCTCCAGTCAAGAG GGGAAAGACACTTCACCGGCATCCAGTAGGATAACCCCGAGCGGTAGAAATTTGAGACGGGTCCAGGCCTATCAG GATGGGAAGGGCTTCCTGACCGGAGAGCTGGTGTGGGGGAGTCTGAAGGGCTTCTCCATGTGGCCCGGGTTGGTCGTGCCCTGGAAGGCCAAGTCAGCGCCGCCTGGGATGAGACGCGTGGAGTGGTTTGGAGACGGGATGTTCTCGGAG ATCCCTTCTTCAGGCCTTTTGCCGTTTCATGCCTTTACTCGCTGCTTCTGCAAAAATTCCTACGCCAGCCTGCCCACGTACAAGGACGCCATCTACCAGATCATTGAG CTGGCCGGGGAACGCTGCAGGAAGTCGTTTGGAGCGGCGAAGGGAGGCAAGGAGGACGAGCTCAATCTGATGCTGGACTGGGCCCACGGGGGATTCCTTCCAAGCGGGCCGGATGGCTTCAGGCCCCCTGGCT ctacacaggcAGATCAGTCAGACAGTGCACAGTCAGACTACAATCCGCCAGCTAAAAGGAAACATGTTAGCAAGGCAAAAGCGATTGCACTTGCAGTCACCTACAACAGAG AATCAATGATACAGGAAATTGAAGACAAGGGTAAAAAGATTGAAG ATTTCTGTATGTCTTGTGGATCACCTGAGACAGAAATCTTCCATCCACTGTTTGTTGGCAGTCTCTGTTTGAAGTGCAAG GACAACTTTATGGAGACACTTTATCGCTACGACGAAGATGGCTACCAGTCGTACTGCACCGTTTGCTGTGGCGGCCTCGAGGTGATTCTCTGCGGCAATGCCAGCTGTTGCAG ATGTTTCTGCAAGGATTGCATCAACATCCTGGTGGGCCAGGGGACCTTCGATCAGCTGAAGGACATCGACCCTTGGAGCTGCTACGTATGCAAGCCGTCCGAGTGCGGTGGGAACCTGATGCTGAGGTCCGACTGGAGGCTGAAGGTCCAGGAGTTCTTCGTCAACAACAGTGCACTGGCATTC GAACCCCATCGAGTGTATCCCTCCATCTCTGCTGACCAGCGCAGACCCATCAGAGTGCTGTCACTATTCGATGGCATTGCAACAG GTTACCTCGTGCTCAAAGAGCTGGGCATCAAAGTGGAGCGCTACGTGGCTTCAGAGATATGCGGCGATTCCATCGCCGTGGGAATGATCAAACACCAGGGAAAGATCGAATACGTCAACGACGTGCGCACAATCACAAGGAAAACT CTGGCCGAATGGGGTCCGTTTGACCTGCTGATCGGAGGCAGTCCCTGTAACGATCTGTCCATGGTGAACCCTCTTCGAAAGGGATTGTTTG AGGGCACTGGCAGACTGTTTTTTGAGTTCTACCGCATGCTGACCATGATGAGGCCTAAAGAAGATGACGACCGCCCGTTCTTCTGGTTGTTTGAGAATGTGGTGTTCATGGGTGCCAACGACAAGTCAGATATCTGCAGATTCCTTGAG TGTAACCCCATTCTTATTGACGCAGTGAAAGTCAGTCCTGCGCACAGAGCTCGCTATTTCTGGGGAAACGTCCCTGGCATGCACAG GCCTCTTGCAACATCTCTAGATGACAAAGTTGGCCTCCAGGATTGTTTGGAAGTGGGACGCAAAGCAAAG TTTGAGAAAGTCCGCACCATCACAACAAAATCCAACTCCATAAGGCAGGGAAAGGATGGCCCTCTTCCGGTGGACATGAACGGGAAGGAGGACTACCTCTGGTGTACCGAGATGGAGCA AATCTTTGGCTTCCCTAAACACTACACTGACGTGAACAACATGGGCCGGTGCCAGAGGCAGAGGGTCCTGGGTCGATCCTGGAGCGTCCCGGTCATCCGCCACCTCTTCGCCCCCCTCAAGGACTATTTTGAATGTGAATCAGGACAGTAA
- the dnmt3ba gene encoding DNA (cytosine-5-)-methyltransferase 3 beta, duplicate a isoform X1 → MVGCAAFGCSNRSEKGYRMYGFPKAQDRMKRWMAMVSRQNLQMTWASNSRKLCHVHFEDDQFTATKTGGKLKLRPDALPTVFIHRPKPKRRKPIQMDHTYNAKLNFENCKMATNDIVLPDETQEKCSRYSLLRWLNNTLKVKFNHVSQTCSGATHCQFMHWLFPGSLDMSQVKFQAQNEGEFRHNYNLLQEAFDRSGITKGIPVGELVTGSFKANFVFLKWFKTFFTENIKDMDYDPVQARAGEGICPALIMMNSPKRGSSRLEPDVEETKGAQNFPYTEKWKEMYSWAEPSTCGELYAYCSVCGTDLLTYRKGIQDLTRHFVTIKHKTRAKKAQLELQAPKTGPLPCSEVVVQFINKYCSSSSSGGDQPSRGFARYMLGLEFPTDVLSICKQTPYCLYVYGGVTLEEAATVSVVLVGFFDIESATHHIRLLDVLPSPAEEAGAEPKKTGGAVVEAVKRFSLPLINLSAVYVGGTGASAEHVCSQLREFSPNLVAFGDLDKLADAACHAAVTALSASVLKIISELHAYFTSTSMEIDCLKDLFASENNDGKSFHPSRDCLNFSQLVRKMLETWPDLVSFFDSCKKDKDKVQPIFVMLQDANLKATFKFLALALKPLEAFQKHLEMHDGDTGADLVRILQEVSSLLHTYAAHFLNPQAAERFLEEHDARVLTDETLHRSGADLVAGGSAVEELLDEPLTQQFLSFYMTLTGLIAKEVPLSDRILKSMAQLLNPETKLKVTDTAVEELGKRLGVCSTEGEVNQLTKELLEYQQREEEEEEEDGEHQDTSAISLEKHWAGVLKNRHSSSVLRNLVLSLLSFPCPPLGAEIVYAQAVASGDAILFSEDGEDSIMEDNTISEGTSISPVQNGIKMEEDCSVSVNYLNGTVKPCTVLLRKLIQPNIGGDKDGLVSSQEGPTRGGNGWETSLRQKPPSRAVFQAGRGTWAKPVGLDKDSPRGRESEDELGKDTSPASSRITPSGRNLRRVQAYQDGKGFLTGELVWGSLKGFSMWPGLVVPWKAKSAPPGMRRVEWFGDGMFSEIPSSGLLPFHAFTRCFCKNSYASLPTYKDAIYQIIELAGERCRKSFGAAKGGKEDELNLMLDWAHGGFLPSGPDGFRPPGSTQADQSDSAQSDYNPPAKRKHVSKAKAIALAVTYNRESMIQEIEDKGKKIEDFCMSCGSPETEIFHPLFVGSLCLKCKDNFMETLYRYDEDGYQSYCTVCCGGLEVILCGNASCCRCFCKDCINILVGQGTFDQLKDIDPWSCYVCKPSECGGNLMLRSDWRLKVQEFFVNNSALAFEPHRVYPSISADQRRPIRVLSLFDGIATGYLVLKELGIKVERYVASEICGDSIAVGMIKHQGKIEYVNDVRTITRKTLAEWGPFDLLIGGSPCNDLSMVNPLRKGLFEGTGRLFFEFYRMLTMMRPKEDDDRPFFWLFENVVFMGANDKSDICRFLECNPILIDAVKVSPAHRARYFWGNVPGMHRPLATSLDDKVGLQDCLEVGRKAKFEKVRTITTKSNSIRQGKDGPLPVDMNGKEDYLWCTEMEQIFGFPKHYTDVNNMGRCQRQRVLGRSWSVPVIRHLFAPLKDYFECESGQ, encoded by the exons atggttggctgtgcagcgtttggatgctccaatcggtccgagaagggttaccGAATGTATGGCTTCCCCAAGGCCCAAGATCGCATGAAGAgatggatggcaatggtcagccgtcaaaaccTGCAAATGACATGGGCCAGCAACAGTCGAAAACTATGTCAT gtacactttgaagaTGACCAATTCACTGCCACAAAAACAGGAGGCAAGTTGAAGTTGAGGCCAGATGCTTTGCCAACAGTATTCATTCATCGGCCTaagccgaagaggaggaaaccaaTCCAAATGGACCACACATATAAcgccaaattaaacttcg AAAACTGCAAGATGGCAACCAATGACATCGTGCTTCCCGATGAGACCCAAGAAAAATGCAGCCGCTATAGCTTGCTGAGATGGCTCAACAACACGCTAAAAGTTAAATTCAATCATGTGTCACAGACATGCTCAG GTGCCACTCACTGCCAGTTCATGCACTGGCTGTTCCCAGGCTCGCTCGACATGAGCCAAGTGAAGTTCCAGGCACAGAACGAGGGGGAATTCAGGCACAACTACAATCTGCTTCAGGAAGCATTTGATAGGAGCGGCATTACCAAG GGAATTCCCGTTGGAGAACTGGTCACCGGCTCATTCAAAGCAAACTTCGTCTTCTTGAAGTGGTTCAAGACGTTTTTCACAGAAAACATCAAAGATATGGACTATGACCCAGTCCAAGCACGGGCTGGTGAAGGAATCTGTCCCGCGCTTATAATGATGAACTCCCCAAAAAGAG GGAGTTCGAGACTGGAACCTGATGTTGAAGAAACGAAGGGCGCCCAAAATTTCCCCTACACCGAGAAGTGGAAGGAGATGTACAGTTGGGCAGAGCCCAGCACTTGTGGAGAGCTCTACGCttactgcagtgtgtgtggtacAGACTTGTTGACATATCGCAAAGGCATCCAGGATCTAACCCGACACTTTGTCACAATCAAACACAAGACAAGGGCCAAAAAAGCCCAACTGGAACTTCAAGCCCCAAAAACAGGGCCATTGCCCTGTAGCGAGGTTGTCGTGCAGTTCATAAACAAATACTGTTCGTCAAGCTCCTCTGGTGGAGACCAGCCGTCTAGAGGCTTTGCACGCTATATGCTGGGATTAGAGTTTCCCACTGACGTTTTGTCGATTTGCAAGCAAACACCGTACTGCTTGTACGTGTACGGAGGGGTTACATTGGAGGAGGCGGCCACCGTGTCTGTGGTTCTCGTTGGCTTCTTTGACATAGAATCTGCTACTCACCATATCAGGCTTCTGGACGTTCTGCCCTCACCCGCAGAAGAAGCAGGGGCAGAACCAAAGAAAACAGGAGGAGCTGTGGTGGAGGCCGTGAAGAGATTCAGCCTTCCCTTGATTAATCTGTCTGCGGTTTACGTCGGTGGCACTGGTGCCTCCGCGGAGCACGTCTGCTCACAGCTCAGGGAGTTCAGTCCAAACCTAGTTGCCTTCGGAGATCTGGATAAGTTGGCGGATGCTGCCTGCCATGCCGCAGTCACAGCCCTCTCTGCCTCGGTTCTGAAGATCATTTCAGAGCTCCATGCATATTTCACGTCCACCTCCATGGAGATTGATTGTTTAAAGGATCTGTTCGcttctgagaacaatgacggcAAATCATTTCATCCTAGCAGAGACTGCCTTAACTTTAGTCAGTTAGTCAGGAAGATGCTGGAAACGTGGCCAGATCTGGTTTCCTTCTTCGATTCTTGCAAAAAGGACAAGGACAAAGTCCAGCCCATCTTTGTCATGCTGCAGGACGCAAACCTCAAGGCAACCTTTAAGTTCCTGGCTTTGGCCCTGAAGCCTCTTGAGGCTTTCCAAAAACATCTAGAGATGCATGATGGAGATACAGGCGCAGACCTGGTGCGCATCTTGCAAGAAGTCAGCAGCTTGTTGCACACCTATGCCGCCCACTTCCTCAATCCGCAGGCTGCAGAGCGCTTCCTTGAGGAGCACGACGCCCGTGTCCTTACAGACGAGACGCTTCACCGGTCGGGAGCCGACCTCGTGGCTGGGGGTTCAGccgtggaggagctgctggacgAGCCTCTTACACAGCAGTTCTTGTCATTCTACATGACACTCACAGGTCTCATCGCTAAAGAGGTGCCACTGAGTGACAGGATCCTGAAGAGCATGGCGCAGCTCCTGAACCCCGAGACCAAACTCAAAGTAACGGACACGGCGGTGGAAGAACTGGGAAAGAGGCTGGGAGTCTGCAGCACTGAAGGAGAGGTGAACCAGCTCACCAAAGAGCTTCTGGAGTATCAGcagagggaagaagaagaagaggaggaagatggagaacACCAAGATACATCTGCCATCTCCCTGGAGAAGCACTGGGCCGGCGTGCTCAAAAACAGGCATTCTTCCTCCGTCCTCAGGAACCTGGTCTTGAGCCTGCTGTCCTTCCCTTGTCCTCCCCTCGGGGCCGAGATAGTCTACGCTCAG GCCGTCGCAAGCGGAGATGCCATATTGTTTTCGGAAGACGGAGAGGATTCAATCATGGAGGACAACACTATTTCTGAGGGCACTAGTATCTCCCCTGTCCAGAATGGCATAAAGATGGAAGAGGATTGTAGTGTATCAG TGAATTACCTTAATGGGACAGTTAAGCCATGCACAGTTCTCCTGAGGAAGCTCATCC AACCAAATATTGGGGGTGACAAAGATGGACTCGTCTCCAGTCAAGAG GGGCCCACTAGGGGAGGTAATGGTTGGGAGACCAGCTTGCGGCAGAAACCCCCGTCCCGCGCAGTGTTTCAGGCCGGCCGGGGCACCTGGGCCAAGCCTGTAGGTCTTGATAAGGACAGCCCGAGGGGACGGGAGTCTGAGGATGAGTTG GGGAAAGACACTTCACCGGCATCCAGTAGGATAACCCCGAGCGGTAGAAATTTGAGACGGGTCCAGGCCTATCAG GATGGGAAGGGCTTCCTGACCGGAGAGCTGGTGTGGGGGAGTCTGAAGGGCTTCTCCATGTGGCCCGGGTTGGTCGTGCCCTGGAAGGCCAAGTCAGCGCCGCCTGGGATGAGACGCGTGGAGTGGTTTGGAGACGGGATGTTCTCGGAG ATCCCTTCTTCAGGCCTTTTGCCGTTTCATGCCTTTACTCGCTGCTTCTGCAAAAATTCCTACGCCAGCCTGCCCACGTACAAGGACGCCATCTACCAGATCATTGAG CTGGCCGGGGAACGCTGCAGGAAGTCGTTTGGAGCGGCGAAGGGAGGCAAGGAGGACGAGCTCAATCTGATGCTGGACTGGGCCCACGGGGGATTCCTTCCAAGCGGGCCGGATGGCTTCAGGCCCCCTGGCT ctacacaggcAGATCAGTCAGACAGTGCACAGTCAGACTACAATCCGCCAGCTAAAAGGAAACATGTTAGCAAGGCAAAAGCGATTGCACTTGCAGTCACCTACAACAGAG AATCAATGATACAGGAAATTGAAGACAAGGGTAAAAAGATTGAAG ATTTCTGTATGTCTTGTGGATCACCTGAGACAGAAATCTTCCATCCACTGTTTGTTGGCAGTCTCTGTTTGAAGTGCAAG GACAACTTTATGGAGACACTTTATCGCTACGACGAAGATGGCTACCAGTCGTACTGCACCGTTTGCTGTGGCGGCCTCGAGGTGATTCTCTGCGGCAATGCCAGCTGTTGCAG ATGTTTCTGCAAGGATTGCATCAACATCCTGGTGGGCCAGGGGACCTTCGATCAGCTGAAGGACATCGACCCTTGGAGCTGCTACGTATGCAAGCCGTCCGAGTGCGGTGGGAACCTGATGCTGAGGTCCGACTGGAGGCTGAAGGTCCAGGAGTTCTTCGTCAACAACAGTGCACTGGCATTC GAACCCCATCGAGTGTATCCCTCCATCTCTGCTGACCAGCGCAGACCCATCAGAGTGCTGTCACTATTCGATGGCATTGCAACAG GTTACCTCGTGCTCAAAGAGCTGGGCATCAAAGTGGAGCGCTACGTGGCTTCAGAGATATGCGGCGATTCCATCGCCGTGGGAATGATCAAACACCAGGGAAAGATCGAATACGTCAACGACGTGCGCACAATCACAAGGAAAACT CTGGCCGAATGGGGTCCGTTTGACCTGCTGATCGGAGGCAGTCCCTGTAACGATCTGTCCATGGTGAACCCTCTTCGAAAGGGATTGTTTG AGGGCACTGGCAGACTGTTTTTTGAGTTCTACCGCATGCTGACCATGATGAGGCCTAAAGAAGATGACGACCGCCCGTTCTTCTGGTTGTTTGAGAATGTGGTGTTCATGGGTGCCAACGACAAGTCAGATATCTGCAGATTCCTTGAG TGTAACCCCATTCTTATTGACGCAGTGAAAGTCAGTCCTGCGCACAGAGCTCGCTATTTCTGGGGAAACGTCCCTGGCATGCACAG GCCTCTTGCAACATCTCTAGATGACAAAGTTGGCCTCCAGGATTGTTTGGAAGTGGGACGCAAAGCAAAG TTTGAGAAAGTCCGCACCATCACAACAAAATCCAACTCCATAAGGCAGGGAAAGGATGGCCCTCTTCCGGTGGACATGAACGGGAAGGAGGACTACCTCTGGTGTACCGAGATGGAGCA AATCTTTGGCTTCCCTAAACACTACACTGACGTGAACAACATGGGCCGGTGCCAGAGGCAGAGGGTCCTGGGTCGATCCTGGAGCGTCCCGGTCATCCGCCACCTCTTCGCCCCCCTCAAGGACTATTTTGAATGTGAATCAGGACAGTAA